The nucleotide window GATAATGTCCTCTCGTTTCTCATAGAATGGTAGTAAAAACTCTCTCGCTTCATCTATCATCCAGAAAACAGCCTTCCAGAAATACTCATTCAGCACTGATTTATCATGGTAGTTCTGAAGAGGTGAGCGGGTATCGTGATACAATAGCTCAGGGATAACGACTTGAAACCCTTTTGCCGAAAGGCTTTTCCCCCAATTATCATAGCTAGCAACAGATGAGCCCCAACCATGATACAAAACGATCGTCCTCCGTTTATCAGCATCTGTCACAGGATAAAGTTTATATGGAATAGTATGCTTATTCATAGTTAGATCCTGTCAATTGTTTTTCTACATGACTCATATCTCCGACCAATTCTAAGTGGAACTCCCCATTTTGGACTTTGATCAACGTTAAACTAGTTCCCTCAATAAAAGGTGGGTCCCATAGATACTCTAACGATGTCTGTTTAATCATGGTCAGAATCACTTTAATCACCACTGCATGAGCGACAATTAACACATTTCCAGTTGTATGATTTTGTGTGATTTCAAGTAAAGCCTTTTCAATTCTTTGTTGAAACACTTGCAATGCTTCGCCTTGATGAGGCAAATGATTGTATGTATGAGGGCTATTCCAAAAAGCATCAAATTCCGCTGGATACTCCTCTTGAATTTCATCACTTGTCTTCCCTTCCCACTGACCGAAATTAATTTCCTTCAAGGCATCCGTTGGAGTAATCAAATCATATTGATGGTTCACTAGAATTTTTGCCGTCGTGCGTGCCCGATTACTAGAACTTGTATACACAGCGTCAAACGGAACAGAAGTCAAGCGCTTTCCTAAAGCCGTTGCTGCGTTCACACCTTTTTCCGTTAACGCCGAATCCTTTGTCCCTTGCAAACGATGTTCTGTATTCCATTCTGTTTCTCCATGACGAGTTAAATAAATACTCAACACTCTGCATTCCTCCTTCTATCATTCATGTGATTAATTCTTCGGTAGACCTGGCCTTCATCACTAGTAAGCTATGATATACTTACATTCATCTTCTAGTCCTATTATCTCAGTCTTCCTTTTTGTTTAATAAAATCTTCCCTTTTACTGCTTCACTTCTGTAGTCAAAGCTCTCTTCGTTAAAATTTGTTCCCCTCAAACTCAGGTTCACCTTACTTCTTTATCTCTTCCAAAAACAAACATCTCCACTTAATCGTATTTTCTTCCCCATTATCTCTTGGATTACCTTCCTCATTACGAATCAGAAATTTTCCCCTGCCGCTTTAACCTAAAATCAAAAAGAATGTCACGAATTGTTAGTTACGTATTATAACTTTTACACGACTGTCGACATCCTAAACAGTCTTCACTATTTGATTTAAACCTAAAATAAACTTATATCCCAGATACCCTACTATTCCACCAGCTGTGTTAAGTATAATGTCATCAATGTCACAAGCCCCTAGCTTTGTGATATACTGAACGACTTCAATCGTGAGAGAAAAGAAAGCGGATAATAAAGCAACTGAACGTAATTTTTGTAGCTTAGTCCACAATATCGGTACCAAAAAGCCAAATGGCATAAAGGCAATGATATTTCCAAAGAAATTGTCTGTCAGTATTCGAAAATGAAATCGTTCAAACGTTACTATATAATCTGAAATCGTATTTAGCGGTAGGAGATTAACGCTTCGCTCTTCTAATGAACCCACATAAGATCGGTATTCAGAAAAGTAGAGTAAGTAGAGAAGAAATGATAGATAGGATAGAAATAAAGCGAAAACGATTGCCCTGCTAAAAGGTGTTTTCACATGCACCATTAAAATCCCCTTTTTAGATAGTCTATCTAACAGCATACAGGAAGTCTCTGCTAAAAAAAACTATTTCTTCCGGTATATTTTCTTCTGTATTTTTTTCACCCAGGTCACCACATTTCATTCCTTGTCACTAAAGGGGTTGTATTCTATAATGAGAGAAGAAGAAAAGTGCAATTAACTGGAGTGATTGTTATATGGAAGATTGGTTTATATACTTTTTTATACTATGGGGATTTATTTTAATTTCCTTATTTGCTATCGGTGGATTTTTTATGTTCCGAAAGTTTTTAAAACGACTTCCCAAAGAGGATGGTCGTTCCATACTTGATTGGCAAGATCATTATATAAAAGAATCTCTTCACTTATGGCAGCCCGGGGAGAAAGCCTTATTAGAAGAACTCGTAAGCCCAGTCCCAGAGCTATTTCGAGATGTAGCACGACAAAAAATTGCTGGTAAGATTGGTGAACTTGCATTAATGGAAAAAACATCATTAATCTCCCAAGACCAAGTGATTCGAGGCTATATATTAGCTACTCCTAAAAGAGATCATAAATTTTTAAGAAAAAAACTAGCAGAGATGAAAATTGACACCTCCGCTTATAACAGCTTATTTTAAAGGACGTGTATTATGGCACCAATACTTGTTATACCCATCATGTTGTACATTATTTTCTTTGCTCTCGGTATTTGGCTTTGGAGAAAGAAGAAACAAAATAAGAACTCAAATTAATTCAGGGATCCATACTTACCCAATCAACTACATGAATAGTTAAAAAAGACTACCAAAGTAACTTTATTTGGTAGTCTTTTTTAATCAGTTATCTTCCTTCAGCTGTCGCGTGGACAATCCTATTTTTGGATTCGCTATTCAAATCGTTCATTTACCATTTCATACTCAGGGATTAATTCTGACAATGGAACAGATTGTGCTTCATCTTTATAAACAGGGATAAACTCTTTTAAAACGCTCACCATTTGCTTCCCGGTAATGCCGACATGCCCAATCGCAATAATTTCCTTATCTTGTTTTAATCGTTTAACAAAAAGGTTCGCTTGCTTCGTAATGTGTTGGGTTGTATAGATATCGTCAAAGAACATCTCATTTTCTAAAAAAGGGACGCCAAGTTCTGCAGCTAGCTTGGGTACTACACTTTTAGGCGTCGTACGGCTGTCTAAATAATATAGTCCTTTCTCTCGACAAACACGAAGCACGATTCTCATCACCCGTTCATCTGCGCTTGCTTTTGATCCCATATGATGATTCATTCCTACAGCATAAGGGACAGATTTGATGGCTGTTTCAACTCGCTGACGAATTTCTTCGTCACTAAGATCTGTCGTAATGGCATTAGGCCCTAGCCAACTACGCTTTCCTCTATTAGGCTCCATGGGCAAATGGACAATCACTTCATGTCCCAACTGATGCGCCAATTTGGCATCTCGCTCCGTCGTTTCCATAGAGGGCATCACAGCCACCGTTAATGTAAGCGGAAGCTGTAGCATTTCCTTTGTTCCCCTCATGTTATTTCCAAAGTCATCAATCACAATCGCAAATGCTTTCTTTTTTACTTCTAACGGATTTGGTTCATTCTCTTTTCCCATGGCTGTTTGTCCAAAGATGACGAATAATAATAATAAAACGATTTTCGCTTTTTTCATTGTAACCCTCTTTTTTCCGTTAGTATAACTCAATCTGGAGTAAATATAAAAACAGACGCTAACTTTTATTAACGTCTGTTTCACGATTTTATATAGACATTTGTTTAGCTAAATTCCGATATTGAATATACATGGCAATCCGCCAGGGGACAATCATGCCAAACGCTAGTATCCAAAACATTCCACTCAATTCACCAAAATTAATTGTCGAACTGAGCAATGATTTTCCAATAATACGAATAAGTAAAAGTCCAATTAAAATAAAAGCAAAAGCTTTTGATCTTTTCAAAAAGATTTCATTTTCTCTCACTTCAAATTTGGACGTTTTAATAAGTAAAATGGAAAAGAGAAACCCTACGATAACGGCTTCCAAAACATTTTTCAACTCTACCCTAAAAATAGGAAAAATAAACATTAAAGCCCCAGTACTCATAAAGATTGGTGGTAATATTATTTTCTTGCCGTTTACAGGCTTTTTACTCGCTTTCATTCTAATTAATAGGACAAAAATCCCCATAAACACGGCTACTATCGAGGTTATATAAATCAATTTGGTCACCCTTTAACATAAATAGATTTTCTTCTACTCTCTTTTTATCATAATATGATGAAAGAAAGCCATCTAGGTGGCCTCCTAAACGGCTTTGAAATTATTTCGTCATCAATTTGTTGATAGCCTCTCTTACTCTCGTTTCATCAAATGGCTTTATAATATAGTCTTTAGCACCAACTTCAATGGCTTCAACCACCATTTTTTGTTGCCCCATTGCCGAACACATAATAACTTTCGCATCTGAAAATTCGGAAAGTATTACCTTTAAGGCATCCAACCCACTCATTTCTGGCATGGTTATGTCCATTGTCACAATATCGGGCTTGAGCTCTCGGTAAAGATCAATCGCTTGTTTACCATTTTCAGCTTCACCAACAATATCAAAACCGTCTTCGATTAACATATTTTGTAAAGTCATTCTCATAAATTTTGCATCATCTACTATTAGTACCGTCGTCACTGATGCTCCCCCTTCATCCATCTAACCATTACTTTTATCCTATCTATTTCATTTACACTATAGCATTTATAGTATAAAATTCCTATTCCTGTTCAGAAAGCTTGCATTAAAACCCCTGAAAGTCGCCAAATGGGATAGATACTATACGGATGATATATTCAAGTCCATTAAAAAACAGTATTACACCCATTATAATCATTAGATAGCCACCAACCTTAACAATCTTCTGATTATACTTCTTCAACCAACTCATTTTACTAATAAAGAAAGCAAGCGTGAAGAACGGAATTCCAAACCCTAATACGTACGCTATCATTAGAAACATAGCAGAACCAGGATTATCAATCGCTAGTGTAAGAACAGCACCTAATATTGGACCAGAACATGGGGTCCACCCAGCTGCAAATGCCATCCCAATGAGAATCGATCCAATATAACCTGAAGGTCTCGTTTTAAACTCTATTCTACGATCCTTCATTAAAAACTTTGGTGTAAACAGTCCAAGTATCATTAACCCAAAAGTAAAAATAAAAATGGCTCCGATTTGTCGTATAACATCTTGATAATTAATAAAAATGACTCCTATATAAGAAGTACCAAAGCCGAGTGCAATAAATATCGACGAGAAGCCGATTAAAAAGAAAAGTGTATGTAATAGACTTCGCTTTCTGAGCATTCCGTTTTCTTCTTTTAACTCAGTAACACTCATTCCAGTAATATACGATAAAAAAGCAGGGAATAAAGGCAAAACACAAGGGGAAATAAAGCTTAAAAACCCCGCTCCAAATGCTAATAATACATTTAATTCCATAGAATAGAACATCTCCTAAAAAACCATTATCTCCACTATTGTATCAAATTCAAACAGGAAAGATGAGAAAAAACATTGTGAACATTGTGTGGCAAGAAAAGCTTAATAGGATTTCTTTGAATTCATTTCAATTATTTGGTATAATCCTAACATACATCATTCCCTTACCAATTTTCATACTACTACTAGAAAGGACAAGTGAACGTGAGTAAACAAATTCTAATCGAGAAAATTGAACAAAAACGACTCGATCTTTTCAAAGTTGCATCCCTTCACGGTTTAAACTCCTCTGAAGCAATTCGATATAGTCAAGAACTTGATGAATTATTGAACTGCTACAATGAACTCTATTTGGAGAAGAAAATGGTCACTTCCCTTTAAATCTTTTGTTTTTCTATGATGCTTGATGACATATCTTCTCACCTTTTCACCTCAGTACTCTACACTCTTCCCCTTTATAAACGGATACTGACTTATGTATTGCTCACTATATTGGGAGTGGTCTTTACCATGACCAATTAGAGACAGGAAATTCCTTACGCAATGACGTTAGTATCAATTTTTTAACATCTCCCTATCCTTCTAATCTTCCCCAAGCTCGTTCTTTAATTATTTTTTTATCGTTGAAAATAGAAGTAATACGATTCTATTTGTCTTTTTATCTTACATCCGTTCTTCCAAAAAACTTTCTGCATTTTCAAGTTTTGTTCATGTGTACTTCCTATGTAATAGGTTGCTCCCAATTGTTTTAAATAACATAAGGATTGCTCGTGAATAAGAGCACTATGTCCTTTCCCTCTTTGTTCAGGTACAATACCGAAGTAGAATAATCTTCCTTCATTCTTCGTGCCTGGTTCAATGATTGGCATAGAAATTCCAATCGGAGTATCCTTTAGATAAACGACATGGCAACAATTCCTCCATCCTTCACCCAATTCACTTTTTAATGAGTCGATATGTTCATCCATTGTTAACGTAGACGTAGTATTATCAGAATCTGACATACTTTTCATCCAGTTATGCTTAAATTCATCGATAGAAATGCTACCCTCTCCTAAAGAACGCCATTGATATTCATGATGAACGCTACGCACTCCCTCTAAATCTCGATAGACTTCTATTTTGGAAGCAAATACCTCAAACCCAATAGAACGTAACAGTTTTGATAATACATGATAATGGTTAGATTCTTTGTTTATGTGAACACCCATTCTTTTTACTCCTGCATTCTCACCAACACGAACTACGCTTTGTATCATATCGTACAGTTCTTCCTTACTTAAGTTTATCGTGGTATCTTCTTCGATAGCTATAAAATTCGGTAGGCCATTTAATACTTTAAATCCGTTATTTTTATTCATGACATTTTCAAAGTCTCTCAACTTAAATCTCCCCTTTAATGAAAATGAGAAAAAGATGCTTTATTGATTTCTCATTAACCTCAATGCTATCCCTTCATCTTGAATAACTTCTCCTCCAATTTTTTAGTCATTATTCCTTAGTAACGAATCGGTCATTTTAAGAATAATTGTTTATTAGCGTTGGCTTTATTTTCAT belongs to Bacillus spongiae and includes:
- a CDS encoding histidine phosphatase family protein; translation: MLSIYLTRHGETEWNTEHRLQGTKDSALTEKGVNAATALGKRLTSVPFDAVYTSSSNRARTTAKILVNHQYDLITPTDALKEINFGQWEGKTSDEIQEEYPAEFDAFWNSPHTYNHLPHQGEALQVFQQRIEKALLEITQNHTTGNVLIVAHAVVIKVILTMIKQTSLEYLWDPPFIEGTSLTLIKVQNGEFHLELVGDMSHVEKQLTGSNYE
- a CDS encoding VanZ family protein, whose translation is MVHVKTPFSRAIVFALFLSYLSFLLYLLYFSEYRSYVGSLEERSVNLLPLNTISDYIVTFERFHFRILTDNFFGNIIAFMPFGFLVPILWTKLQKLRSVALLSAFFSLTIEVVQYITKLGACDIDDIILNTAGGIVGYLGYKFILGLNQIVKTV
- a CDS encoding DUF2621 family protein, whose protein sequence is MEDWFIYFFILWGFILISLFAIGGFFMFRKFLKRLPKEDGRSILDWQDHYIKESLHLWQPGEKALLEELVSPVPELFRDVARQKIAGKIGELALMEKTSLISQDQVIRGYILATPKRDHKFLRKKLAEMKIDTSAYNSLF
- a CDS encoding divergent polysaccharide deacetylase family protein, whose amino-acid sequence is MKKAKIVLLLLFVIFGQTAMGKENEPNPLEVKKKAFAIVIDDFGNNMRGTKEMLQLPLTLTVAVMPSMETTERDAKLAHQLGHEVIVHLPMEPNRGKRSWLGPNAITTDLSDEEIRQRVETAIKSVPYAVGMNHHMGSKASADERVMRIVLRVCREKGLYYLDSRTTPKSVVPKLAAELGVPFLENEMFFDDIYTTQHITKQANLFVKRLKQDKEIIAIGHVGITGKQMVSVLKEFIPVYKDEAQSVPLSELIPEYEMVNERFE
- a CDS encoding cytochrome c biogenesis protein CcdC; translated protein: MIYITSIVAVFMGIFVLLIRMKASKKPVNGKKIILPPIFMSTGALMFIFPIFRVELKNVLEAVIVGFLFSILLIKTSKFEVRENEIFLKRSKAFAFILIGLLLIRIIGKSLLSSTINFGELSGMFWILAFGMIVPWRIAMYIQYRNLAKQMSI
- a CDS encoding response regulator, whose translation is MTTVLIVDDAKFMRMTLQNMLIEDGFDIVGEAENGKQAIDLYRELKPDIVTMDITMPEMSGLDALKVILSEFSDAKVIMCSAMGQQKMVVEAIEVGAKDYIIKPFDETRVREAINKLMTK
- a CDS encoding cytochrome c biogenesis CcdA family protein — encoded protein: MELNVLLAFGAGFLSFISPCVLPLFPAFLSYITGMSVTELKEENGMLRKRSLLHTLFFLIGFSSIFIALGFGTSYIGVIFINYQDVIRQIGAIFIFTFGLMILGLFTPKFLMKDRRIEFKTRPSGYIGSILIGMAFAAGWTPCSGPILGAVLTLAIDNPGSAMFLMIAYVLGFGIPFFTLAFFISKMSWLKKYNQKIVKVGGYLMIIMGVILFFNGLEYIIRIVSIPFGDFQGF
- a CDS encoding aspartyl-phosphate phosphatase Spo0E family protein: MSKQILIEKIEQKRLDLFKVASLHGLNSSEAIRYSQELDELLNCYNELYLEKKMVTSL
- a CDS encoding GNAT family N-acetyltransferase, producing MRDFENVMNKNNGFKVLNGLPNFIAIEEDTTINLSKEELYDMIQSVVRVGENAGVKRMGVHINKESNHYHVLSKLLRSIGFEVFASKIEVYRDLEGVRSVHHEYQWRSLGEGSISIDEFKHNWMKSMSDSDNTTSTLTMDEHIDSLKSELGEGWRNCCHVVYLKDTPIGISMPIIEPGTKNEGRLFYFGIVPEQRGKGHSALIHEQSLCYLKQLGATYYIGSTHEQNLKMQKVFWKNGCKIKRQIESYYFYFQR